One part of the Oenanthe melanoleuca isolate GR-GAL-2019-014 chromosome 26, OMel1.0, whole genome shotgun sequence genome encodes these proteins:
- the SARS1 gene encoding serine--tRNA ligase, cytoplasmic — MRGAAVPALPAPPQPPAVMVLDLDLFRADKGGDPAMVRDMQRKRFKDPALVDALVRADGAWRRCRFRADNLNKLKNLCSKTIGDKMKKKESVGTDESVPESAQNLDELTADVLGSLQVCQIKKVRLLIDEAILECDSERLRLEAERFESLREIGNLLHPSVPISNNEDVDNKVERVWGDCSCRKKYSHVDLVVMVDGYEGEKGAVVAGSRGYFLKGPLVFLEQALIQYALQSLRARGYTPVYTPFFMRKEVMQEVAQLSQFDEELYKVIGKGSERAEDSSIDEKYLIATSEQPIAALHRDEWLRPEDLPLKYAGLSTCFRQEVGSHGRDTRGIFRVHQFEKIEQFVYSSPHDNKSWEIFEEMMATAEEFYQSLGIPYHIVNIVSGSLNHAASKKLDLEAWFPGSGAFRELVSCSNCTDYQARRLRIRYGQTKKMMDKVEFVHMLNATMCATTRTICAILENHQTPEGIRIPEKLQNFMPPDLRELIPFVKPAPIEQELSKKQKKQQEGRGKKKAGGGRDQVLEEQMKNMEV; from the exons ATGCGCGGAGCAGCCGTCCCCGCGCTCCCGGCGCCGCCGCAGCCGCCCGCAGTCATGGTGCTGGACCTGGATCTGTTCCGCGCCGACAAGGGCGGCGACCCGGCCATGGTGCGGGACATGCAGCGCAAGCGCTTCAAGGACCCCGCGCTGGTGGATGCGCTGGTGCGAGCGGACGGCGCCTGGCGGAGGT GCAGGTTTCGTGCCGATAACCTGAACAAGCTGAAGAACCTGTGCAGCAAAACCATTGGGGACAAGATGAAG aaaaaggaGTCAGTAGGGACGGATGAATCAGTACCAGAGAGTGCACAGAATCTGGATGAGCTCACAGCTGATGTCCTGGGG AGTCTCCAGGTATGCCAGATAAAGAAAGTTCGGCTGCTCATTGATGAGGCGATCCTGGAATGCGACTCTGAGCGCCTGCGACTGGAGGCTGAGCGCTTTGAGAGCCTCCGGGAGATTGGGAACCTCCTCCACCCCTCTGTGCCCATTAGCAACAACGAG GATGTGGACAACAAGGTGGAGCGGGTGTGGGGtgactgcagctgcaggaagaagTATTCCCATGTGGATCTGGTGGTGATGGTGGATGGCtatgagggggaaaagggcGCTGTGGTGGCTGGCAGCCGTGGCTATTTCCTTAAG GGCCCGCTGGTGTTCCTGGAACAGGCGCTGATCCAGTACGCGCTGCAGAGCCTCCGTGCCCGGGGGTACACCCCGGTGTACACCCCCTTCTTCATGCGCAAGGAGGTGATGCAGGAGGTGGCGCAGCTCAGCCAGTTTGATGAGGAGCTTTACAAG GTGATCGGGAAGGGCAGCGAGCGGGCGGAGGACAGCTCCATCGATGAGAAGTACCTGATCGCCACGTCTGAGCAGCCGATCGCCGCCCTGCACCGCGACGAGTGGCTGCGGCCCGAGGACCTGCCCCTCAAGTACGCGGGGCTCAGCACCTGCTTCCGCCAGGAGGTGGGGTCCCACGGCCGGGACACCCGCGGCATCTTCCGCGTCCACCAGTTCGAGAAG ATTGAGCAGTTTGTCTACTCCTCTCCCCACGACAACAAATCCTGGGAGATATTTGAGGAGATGATGGCCACAGCTGAAGAATTCTACCAGTCCCTTGGGATTCCCTACCACATCGTCAACATTGTCTCAG GATCCCTGAACCACGCAGCCAGCAAAAAACTGGATCTGGAGGCCTGGTTCCCTGGCTCTGGCGCCTTCCGCGAGCTCGTCTCCTGTTCCAACTGCACTGACTACCAGGCCCGGCGCCTGCGCATCCGCTACGGCCAGACCAAGAAGATGATGGACAAG GTAGAGTTTGTGCACATGCTGAATGCCACCATGTGTGCTACCACCCGTACCATCTGCGCCATCCTGGAGAACCACCAGACCCCTGAAGGCATCCGCATCCCTGAGAAGCTCCAGAACTTCATGCCCCCAG ACCTGCGGGAGCTGATTCCGTTCGTCAAGCCAGCTCCCATTGAGCAGGAGCTCTCcaagaagcagaagaagcagcaggaagggaggggCAAGAAGAAGGCAGGGGGGGGACGTGACCAGGTGCTAGAGGAGCAGATGAAGAACATGGAGGTCTGA